The Dokdonella koreensis DS-123 genome has a segment encoding these proteins:
- a CDS encoding type III pantothenate kinase — protein sequence MKLLIDIGNTRLKWTTATAEARLAEPAATTGPAWPDGLHDAFAALRGQVEDVLVSSVVSAEREAELQALLQAAVPDTPVAFVRSPAAALGVRNAYAEPERLGIDRFLALAALQARPRAQVLVSVGTALTLDALAADGRHLGGLIAASPTLARGALAAATARLQPPSRQVRMLADTTADAVQSGAVLGAVALTERFRSAAAGPLGGWPALILTGGGAGELAPWLPDAERIEDLVLRGLARWAFAPSPPPAGA from the coding sequence ATGAAACTGCTGATCGACATCGGCAATACGCGCCTGAAATGGACGACCGCGACCGCCGAGGCGCGGCTGGCGGAACCCGCCGCCACCACCGGCCCCGCCTGGCCGGACGGCCTGCACGACGCCTTCGCCGCCCTGCGGGGGCAGGTCGAGGACGTCCTGGTTTCGAGCGTGGTCTCCGCCGAGCGCGAGGCGGAACTGCAGGCGCTGCTGCAGGCCGCGGTCCCGGACACACCGGTCGCCTTCGTGCGCAGCCCGGCGGCGGCGCTCGGCGTGCGCAATGCCTATGCCGAGCCGGAACGGCTCGGCATCGACCGTTTCCTGGCGCTGGCCGCGCTGCAGGCGCGACCGCGCGCGCAAGTGCTGGTCAGTGTCGGCACCGCGCTGACGCTGGACGCGCTGGCGGCCGACGGCCGTCACCTGGGCGGCCTGATCGCCGCCAGCCCCACGCTGGCGCGCGGCGCGCTGGCCGCCGCCACCGCGCGCTTGCAGCCCCCATCGCGCCAGGTCCGCATGCTGGCCGACACCACGGCCGACGCGGTGCAGTCCGGCGCGGTCCTCGGCGCCGTCGCGCTGACCGAGCGCTTCCGCAGCGCCGCTGCCGGCCCGCTCGGCGGCTGGCCTGCGCTGATACTGACCGGCGGCGGCGCCGGGGAGCTGGCGCCGTGGCTGCCGGATGCCGAGCGCATCGAGGACCTGGTCCTGCGCGGACTGGCCCGCTGGGCGTTCGCGCCGAGCCCGCCGCCAGCCGGAGCGTGA
- a CDS encoding SPOR domain-containing protein, with product MFIRLLFLVLLVLNLGVAGWIFALPRQATPTSAVPTGTTVPQLELLSERDQDVEAASAELAAAPDTPAAAGNDVCKTIGPFATQADQRAALTAVTPLVNRIRPRETRATQSRGWWVYLPAFPTRERALTAARALSARGMRDYYIVTAGDQQNTISLGLFRDQVNAERRRAEITALGLKPQMTARTEEMPQYWIDYATRDELPIAWRPRIEGAPELREEAIACF from the coding sequence ATGTTCATCCGCCTTCTCTTCCTGGTGCTGCTGGTGCTCAATCTCGGCGTCGCCGGCTGGATCTTCGCCCTGCCGCGCCAGGCCACGCCGACCTCGGCGGTGCCGACGGGAACCACGGTGCCGCAACTGGAACTGCTGTCCGAGCGTGACCAGGACGTCGAAGCGGCCAGCGCCGAGCTGGCCGCCGCGCCCGATACGCCGGCCGCCGCCGGCAACGACGTCTGCAAGACCATCGGACCCTTCGCGACCCAGGCCGACCAGCGTGCCGCGCTGACCGCGGTGACGCCGCTAGTCAACCGCATCCGCCCGCGCGAGACCCGCGCCACGCAATCGCGCGGCTGGTGGGTCTACCTGCCGGCCTTCCCGACCCGCGAACGCGCGCTGACGGCGGCGCGGGCGCTTTCGGCCAGGGGCATGCGCGACTACTACATCGTCACCGCCGGCGACCAGCAGAACACGATCTCGCTGGGCCTGTTCCGCGACCAGGTCAATGCCGAGCGGCGGCGCGCGGAGATCACCGCGCTGGGCTTGAAGCCGCAGATGACCGCCCGCACCGAGGAGATGCCGCAGTACTGGATCGACTACGCCACCCGCGACGAGCTGCCGATCGCCTGGCGGCCGCGCATCGAAGGCGCGCCGGAGCTGCGCGAGGAAGCCATCGCGTGCTTCTAG
- the ltaE gene encoding low-specificity L-threonine aldolase, with protein MPMIDLRSDTVTRPTAAMRAAMAAAAVGDDVYGDDPTVHRLEERLAGDLGFAAGLFMPSGTQANLVALLCHCQRGDEYLVGMEAHTYKYEGGGAAVLGSIQPQPIVPAADGSLPLPALAAAVKPDDPHFARTRLLALENTWHGRVLPQDYVQDAAAWARSVGLAVHLDGARLFNAAVASRVPARTLAAPFDSVSVCLSKGLGAPVGSVLLGSADLIAAARRWRKMLGGGMRQSGLLAAAGLHALDHHVERLAEDHARAQRLAAGLADAGVAVLGHHTNMVFIDVPPARLQALARHLEAGGVRASIGYLPTVRLVTHLDVDDAAIDRVIEVVRAFQAARP; from the coding sequence GTGCCGATGATCGACCTGCGCAGCGACACCGTGACCCGGCCGACCGCGGCGATGCGCGCGGCGATGGCCGCCGCCGCCGTCGGCGACGACGTCTACGGCGACGACCCGACCGTGCACCGGCTGGAGGAGCGTCTGGCCGGCGACCTCGGTTTCGCCGCCGGCCTGTTCATGCCGAGCGGCACGCAGGCCAACCTGGTCGCCCTGCTCTGCCACTGCCAGCGCGGCGACGAATACCTGGTCGGCATGGAGGCGCACACCTACAAGTACGAAGGCGGCGGTGCCGCCGTGCTCGGCTCGATCCAGCCGCAGCCGATCGTCCCGGCCGCCGACGGCAGCCTGCCGCTGCCGGCGCTGGCCGCCGCGGTGAAGCCGGACGATCCGCATTTCGCGCGCACGCGCCTGCTCGCGCTGGAGAACACCTGGCACGGCCGCGTGCTGCCGCAGGACTACGTCCAGGACGCCGCGGCGTGGGCGCGCTCGGTCGGCCTGGCGGTGCACCTGGACGGCGCGCGGCTGTTCAACGCGGCGGTCGCCTCGCGCGTGCCCGCGCGCACGCTGGCGGCGCCGTTCGACAGCGTATCGGTCTGCCTGTCCAAGGGCCTCGGCGCGCCGGTCGGCTCCGTGCTGCTCGGCAGCGCCGACCTGATCGCGGCCGCGCGCCGCTGGCGCAAGATGCTCGGCGGCGGCATGCGGCAGTCGGGGCTGCTCGCCGCGGCCGGCCTGCATGCGCTGGACCATCACGTCGAGCGGCTGGCCGAGGACCATGCGCGCGCGCAGCGGCTCGCCGCCGGCCTGGCCGACGCCGGCGTGGCGGTCCTCGGCCACCACACGAACATGGTCTTCATCGACGTGCCGCCGGCACGGCTGCAGGCGCTGGCCCGGCACCTGGAGGCCGGCGGCGTGCGCGCCAGCATCGGCTACCTGCCGACCGTGCGCCTGGTCACCCACCTGGACGTCGACGACGCGGCGATCGACCGCGTCATCGAGGTCGTGCGCGCGTTTCAGGCCGCCAGGCCGTAG
- the xth gene encoding exodeoxyribonuclease III: MRIATWNVNSLNVRLPHVELWCASAQPDVLALQETKLEDAKFPRAAIEALGYHVAFSGQKTYNGVALMARQPILDVVTDIPGLDDPQRRVLVATVGELRVANLYVVNGQAVGSEKYAYKLDWLAKVSAFLAGELRNDPRLVVMGDFNIAPDDRDVHDPVAWHEQILCSTPEREALRRLLDLGLLDSFRLFDADPGHYSWWDYRQAGFRRNLGLRIDLVLAGERLKARARAATIDRIPRAWERPSDHAPALLELADD, translated from the coding sequence ATGCGAATCGCCACCTGGAACGTCAATTCACTGAACGTCCGCCTGCCGCACGTCGAGCTGTGGTGCGCATCGGCGCAGCCGGACGTGCTCGCGCTGCAGGAAACCAAGCTGGAGGACGCCAAGTTCCCGCGCGCCGCGATCGAGGCGCTCGGCTACCACGTCGCGTTCTCCGGCCAGAAGACCTACAACGGCGTCGCCCTGATGGCGCGCCAGCCGATCCTGGACGTCGTCACCGACATCCCGGGATTGGACGATCCGCAGCGGCGCGTGCTGGTCGCGACCGTCGGCGAGCTCAGGGTCGCCAACCTGTACGTCGTCAACGGCCAGGCCGTCGGCAGCGAGAAGTACGCCTACAAGCTCGATTGGCTGGCCAAGGTCTCCGCATTCCTCGCGGGCGAGCTGCGCAACGATCCGCGGCTGGTCGTCATGGGCGATTTCAACATCGCCCCGGACGATCGCGACGTGCACGACCCGGTGGCCTGGCATGAACAGATCCTGTGCTCGACGCCGGAGCGCGAAGCGCTGCGCCGGCTGCTGGACCTGGGCTTGCTCGACAGTTTCCGCCTGTTCGACGCCGATCCGGGCCACTACAGCTGGTGGGACTACCGGCAGGCCGGCTTCCGACGCAACCTCGGCCTGCGCATCGACCTGGTGCTGGCCGGCGAACGCTTGAAGGCGCGCGCGCGCGCCGCCACTATCGACCGCATCCCCCGCGCCTGGGAACGCCCGTCCGACCACGCGCCCGCCCTTCTGGAACTTGCCGATGACTGA
- a CDS encoding UvrD-helicase domain-containing protein has product MNLNPQQRAAIEYVEGPLLVLAGAGSGKTRVITEKIAHLIKRLHLPAAKIAAITFTNKASREMRERVGKLVSGSQAEGLTVCTFHALGLKFLQIEHARAGLRRGFSIFDADDAQSMIRELAPKGIKNDALFALQSLVSRAKNDGLTPEQAAARAASAREREAAMIYALYQKRLAAFNAVDFDDLVRLPLAILEEDAEARTIWRERIRYLLVDEYQDTNSGQYRLIKALAGERGAFTAVGDDDQSIYAWRGANPENLDELARDYPRLKVIKLEQNYRCARRILRAANALIANNAHLFEKRLWSEAAEGPAIRVVECRDDEHEAERVAGEIAFLAEKHKARWNEFAVLYRGNFQSRALEKALRLARVTYHLTGGTAFLERAEVKDLLGYLRLINNPDDDAAFLRVVNTPRRDIGSTTLEKLGQLAGARHVSLLQAAQSDAVLAQLPARTGGALAGFVALAGELSVLARRLPAAELVGELVRRTRYVEHLTAQIKEPALRERRLQNLTELSDWFRAMQKDGASGDLAAQLALMTNADRDDPGNAVRLMTLHSAKGLEFRFVFIVGVEEGVLPHEGSLEEGRVEEERRLMYVGITRAKEQLTLSYAKRKRRFGEITANEPSRFLKELPQDDLAWSGRDQTADAEHRKELASSHLARIANLLAD; this is encoded by the coding sequence ATGAACCTCAATCCGCAACAGCGCGCCGCAATCGAGTACGTCGAAGGGCCCCTGCTGGTGCTGGCCGGCGCGGGTTCCGGCAAGACGCGCGTGATCACCGAGAAGATCGCGCACCTGATCAAGCGGCTGCACCTGCCGGCGGCGAAGATCGCGGCGATCACGTTCACCAACAAGGCGTCGCGCGAGATGCGCGAGCGCGTCGGCAAGCTGGTTTCCGGAAGCCAGGCCGAGGGCCTGACGGTCTGCACGTTCCACGCGTTGGGGCTCAAGTTCCTGCAGATCGAGCACGCGCGTGCCGGCCTGCGGCGCGGCTTCTCGATCTTCGATGCCGACGATGCGCAGAGCATGATCCGCGAGCTGGCGCCCAAGGGCATCAAGAACGACGCGCTGTTCGCGCTGCAGTCGCTGGTCTCGCGCGCCAAGAACGACGGCCTGACGCCGGAACAGGCCGCGGCGCGCGCCGCCAGCGCGCGCGAGCGCGAAGCGGCGATGATCTATGCGCTCTACCAGAAGCGCCTCGCGGCCTTCAACGCGGTCGATTTCGACGACCTGGTGCGGCTGCCGCTGGCGATCCTCGAAGAGGACGCCGAGGCACGCACGATCTGGCGCGAGCGCATCCGCTACCTGCTCGTCGACGAGTACCAGGACACCAACAGCGGCCAGTACCGCCTCATCAAGGCGCTGGCCGGCGAACGCGGCGCGTTCACGGCGGTCGGCGACGACGACCAGAGCATCTATGCCTGGCGCGGCGCCAATCCCGAGAACCTCGACGAGCTGGCTCGCGACTACCCGCGCCTGAAGGTCATCAAGCTCGAGCAGAACTACCGCTGCGCGCGCCGCATCCTGCGCGCCGCCAATGCGCTGATCGCCAACAACGCGCACCTGTTCGAGAAACGCCTGTGGAGCGAGGCCGCCGAGGGCCCGGCGATCCGCGTGGTGGAATGCCGCGACGACGAGCACGAGGCCGAGCGCGTCGCCGGCGAGATCGCCTTCCTGGCCGAGAAGCACAAGGCGCGCTGGAACGAGTTCGCCGTGCTGTACCGCGGCAACTTCCAGTCGCGCGCGCTGGAGAAGGCGCTGCGGCTGGCGCGCGTGACCTACCACCTGACCGGCGGCACCGCGTTCCTCGAACGCGCCGAGGTCAAGGACCTGCTCGGCTACCTGCGCCTGATCAACAACCCCGACGACGATGCGGCGTTCCTGCGCGTGGTCAACACGCCGCGCCGCGACATCGGATCGACGACGCTGGAGAAGCTCGGGCAGCTGGCCGGGGCGCGGCATGTCTCGTTGCTGCAGGCGGCGCAAAGCGACGCGGTGCTGGCGCAGCTGCCCGCGCGGACCGGTGGAGCGCTGGCCGGCTTCGTCGCGCTGGCCGGCGAACTGTCCGTGCTGGCCCGGCGCCTGCCGGCGGCCGAGCTGGTCGGCGAACTGGTGCGGCGCACGCGCTATGTCGAGCACCTGACGGCCCAGATCAAGGAGCCGGCGCTGCGCGAGCGGCGCCTGCAGAACCTCACCGAACTGTCCGACTGGTTCCGGGCGATGCAGAAGGACGGCGCCAGCGGCGACCTGGCTGCGCAGCTCGCGCTGATGACGAACGCCGACCGCGACGATCCCGGCAATGCCGTCCGGCTGATGACCCTGCACTCGGCCAAGGGCCTGGAGTTCCGGTTCGTCTTCATCGTCGGTGTCGAGGAAGGCGTGCTGCCGCACGAGGGCAGCCTCGAGGAAGGTCGGGTCGAGGAGGAGCGGCGGCTGATGTACGTCGGCATCACGCGCGCGAAGGAGCAGCTCACCTTGAGCTACGCCAAGCGCAAGCGCCGCTTCGGCGAGATCACCGCCAACGAACCGAGCCGCTTCCTCAAGGAGCTGCCGCAGGACGACCTGGCCTGGTCGGGCCGCGACCAGACCGCCGATGCCGAGCACCGCAAGGAGCTGGCCTCCTCGCACCTGGCCCGGATCGCCAACCTGCTGGCCGACTGA
- a CDS encoding BON domain-containing protein, which translates to MKFTSKAVVVHSLALVLAAGGGIALAGPQMPANDNAADKKSEQPVSDTWITTKVKADLATTEGVKSTDISVETTNGIVTLIGVQDSSTAVDKAIAVARGIKGVKDVDASGLKAR; encoded by the coding sequence ATGAAATTCACATCCAAAGCTGTTGTCGTCCATTCACTCGCACTGGTGCTCGCTGCCGGCGGCGGCATCGCACTGGCAGGCCCGCAGATGCCGGCCAATGACAACGCAGCCGACAAGAAGTCCGAGCAGCCGGTGTCCGACACCTGGATCACCACCAAGGTCAAGGCCGATCTGGCGACGACCGAAGGCGTCAAGAGCACCGACATCTCGGTCGAGACCACCAACGGCATCGTGACGCTGATCGGCGTGCAGGACTCGAGCACGGCGGTCGACAAGGCGATCGCGGTCGCTCGCGGCATCAAGGGCGTCAAGGACGTCGATGCGTCCGGTCTCAAGGCGCGCTGA
- a CDS encoding M3 family metallopeptidase, with product MTDTNPLLAPSGLPRFSTIRPEHVEPAIDAILADYQAGIDAMLASDAPRTYDSVIQVAERLDDRLARAWSPVGHLHGVKDSDALRKAYSAAQEKIVAFNTALGQNRALYAAVKAVAEGPGFADLPRAARTVVEHELRDFVLSGVALEEPARTRYREISSELARLSTEFEEAVLDATDAWSEHVGDVAALAGVPESGLAVLRAYAQEKDLEGWLVTLKQPSVQAVLTYADDRALRARVYRAYGTRASENADGGRFDNSERIEKIVALRHEAAQLLGFASAADESLATKMAPSADAVIAFLRDFVAKARPMAERDLAELRAFAAQALGIDTLEPWDVAYASEKLRMRTYALSEEELKPYFPLPAVMEGLFAVVERVLGVTFRPRTDVDLWHPDACYYDLLDTQGQVFAGAYVDLYARTGKRGGAWMDVCTTRYRRDDGLQLPVAYLTCNFAPPTGSTPSLLTHDDVVTLFHEFGHGLHHMLTEVDFAGVSGISGVEWDAVELPSQFMENFAWQREGLALIARHWQTGEGLPDALFERMQAARNFQSGLFLVRQLEFGLFDFLLHHRYDPARGARALEILAEVRRETAVIVPPAWHRFPHTFTHIFSGGYAAGYYSYLWAEVLSADAFDRFETEGVFDRAVGAAWRKAVLAVGGSRPALESFVEFRGREPSPDALLRSYGLAA from the coding sequence ATGACCGACACCAACCCGTTGCTCGCACCGAGCGGCCTGCCACGCTTCTCGACGATCCGGCCCGAGCACGTCGAGCCGGCCATCGACGCGATCCTGGCCGACTACCAGGCCGGCATCGACGCCATGCTCGCTTCCGACGCGCCACGCACCTACGACAGCGTGATCCAGGTGGCCGAGCGCCTGGACGACCGCCTGGCGCGCGCCTGGTCGCCGGTCGGCCACCTGCACGGCGTCAAGGACTCGGACGCGCTGCGCAAGGCCTACTCGGCCGCGCAGGAGAAGATCGTCGCGTTCAACACCGCGCTCGGCCAGAACCGCGCGCTCTACGCCGCCGTGAAGGCGGTGGCCGAAGGCCCCGGCTTCGCCGACCTGCCGCGCGCCGCCCGCACCGTGGTCGAGCACGAGCTGCGCGACTTCGTGCTGTCCGGCGTCGCGCTGGAAGAGCCGGCGCGCACGCGCTATCGCGAGATCTCCAGCGAGCTGGCCCGGCTCTCGACCGAGTTCGAGGAGGCCGTCCTGGACGCCACCGACGCCTGGAGCGAGCACGTCGGCGACGTCGCGGCCCTTGCCGGGGTCCCCGAGTCCGGGCTGGCCGTCCTGCGCGCCTATGCGCAGGAAAAGGACCTGGAAGGCTGGCTGGTCACGCTCAAGCAGCCCAGCGTGCAGGCGGTGCTGACCTACGCCGACGATCGTGCGCTGCGCGCGCGCGTCTATCGCGCCTACGGCACGCGAGCCTCGGAGAACGCCGACGGCGGCCGCTTCGACAACAGCGAGCGGATCGAGAAGATCGTCGCACTGCGGCACGAGGCGGCCCAGTTGCTGGGCTTCGCCAGTGCCGCCGATGAATCGCTGGCGACCAAGATGGCGCCGTCGGCCGACGCCGTCATCGCGTTCCTGCGCGACTTCGTCGCCAAGGCCCGGCCGATGGCCGAGCGCGACCTGGCCGAGCTGCGCGCGTTCGCCGCGCAGGCGCTGGGCATCGACACGCTCGAACCCTGGGACGTGGCCTATGCCTCGGAGAAGCTGCGCATGCGCACCTACGCGCTCAGCGAGGAGGAGCTCAAGCCGTACTTCCCATTGCCGGCCGTCATGGAGGGATTGTTCGCCGTGGTCGAGCGCGTGCTCGGCGTCACCTTCCGGCCGCGCACCGATGTCGACCTGTGGCACCCGGACGCGTGCTACTACGACCTGCTCGACACGCAGGGCCAGGTCTTCGCCGGCGCCTACGTGGACCTGTACGCACGCACCGGCAAGCGCGGCGGCGCCTGGATGGACGTGTGCACGACGCGCTACCGCCGTGACGACGGCCTGCAGCTGCCGGTCGCCTACCTGACCTGCAATTTCGCGCCGCCGACCGGATCGACGCCGTCGCTGCTGACCCACGACGACGTCGTCACGCTGTTCCACGAGTTCGGCCACGGCCTGCACCACATGCTGACCGAGGTCGATTTCGCCGGCGTCTCGGGCATCAGCGGCGTCGAGTGGGACGCGGTGGAACTGCCGAGCCAGTTCATGGAGAACTTCGCCTGGCAACGCGAAGGTCTGGCCCTGATCGCGCGCCACTGGCAGACCGGCGAGGGCCTGCCCGATGCGCTGTTCGAGCGCATGCAGGCGGCGCGCAACTTCCAGTCCGGGTTGTTCCTGGTGCGCCAGCTCGAGTTCGGCCTGTTCGACTTCCTGCTGCATCATCGCTACGACCCGGCACGCGGCGCGCGCGCGCTGGAGATCCTCGCCGAGGTGCGCCGCGAGACGGCCGTCATCGTGCCGCCGGCCTGGCATCGCTTCCCGCACACCTTCACGCACATCTTCTCGGGAGGCTATGCGGCCGGCTACTACAGCTACCTGTGGGCCGAGGTCCTGTCCGCCGATGCGTTCGACCGCTTCGAGACCGAGGGCGTGTTCGACCGTGCGGTCGGCGCGGCCTGGCGCAAGGCGGTGCTGGCAGTCGGCGGCTCGCGACCGGCGCTGGAGTCCTTCGTCGAGTTCCGCGGCCGCGAGCCGTCGCCGGATGCGCTGCTGCGCAGCTACGGCCTGGCGGCCTGA
- a CDS encoding thymidine kinase, producing the protein MAKLHFYYSAMNAGKTTTLLQSAYNYHERGMRTLILTPAVDHRAGEGVVASRIGLRAQALRFGSDDDLFAVVQSDIAANGRLHCVLVDEAQFLAKPQVWQLTDVVDRLGIPVLAYGLRTDFRGELFEGSQYLLAWADDLVEIKTICHSGKKATMVVRVDEHGRAITDGPQVEIGGNERYVSVSRREYKKIVSGEGRIELKQPVLPLGTPANQP; encoded by the coding sequence ATGGCCAAGCTGCACTTCTACTATTCGGCGATGAACGCCGGAAAGACCACCACGCTGCTGCAAAGCGCGTACAACTACCACGAGCGCGGCATGCGGACGCTGATCCTGACGCCGGCCGTGGACCACCGCGCCGGGGAGGGCGTGGTCGCCTCGCGGATCGGCCTGCGCGCGCAGGCGCTGCGCTTCGGATCCGATGACGACCTGTTCGCCGTGGTCCAGTCCGACATCGCCGCCAACGGCCGTCTGCACTGCGTGCTCGTCGACGAGGCGCAGTTCCTGGCCAAGCCGCAGGTCTGGCAGCTGACGGACGTGGTCGACCGGCTCGGCATTCCGGTGCTGGCGTACGGCCTGCGCACCGACTTTCGCGGCGAGCTGTTCGAAGGCAGCCAGTACCTGCTCGCCTGGGCCGACGACCTCGTCGAGATCAAGACGATCTGCCACAGTGGAAAGAAGGCGACGATGGTGGTGCGCGTCGACGAGCACGGCCGCGCGATCACCGACGGGCCGCAGGTCGAGATCGGCGGCAACGAGCGCTACGTGTCGGTGAGCCGCCGCGAGTACAAGAAGATCGTCTCCGGCGAAGGCCGCATCGAGCTCAAGCAGCCGGTCCTGCCGCTCGGGACGCCCGCGAATCAGCCGTAG
- a CDS encoding biotin--[acetyl-CoA-carboxylase] ligase: protein MSFAAPPAVLAALVANPALSGAELARRLGLSRAAVWKQIEGLRAAGLPVTAQAGVGYRLETPVELLDGKAIAAELAPAQRSRLGDLAVHWQLDSTNSALLRRAGGDRRDNLVCLAELQTQGRGRRGRAWHLPLGGGLAFSLLKRFECGLAGLAGLSAAVGVVLVQALADCGIDGARLKWPNDVTVADRKLAGILIELGGDALGPCHAVIGIGINLRLDPEAAVGQPWTDLATLAGGVAPSRNRLAGHLLARLLDALAVFAEHGFPAFAEAYADHDALAGRPVRVLAPGGDRTGTACGVDAGGALRIRTAEGECRVDSGEVSIRLDDR from the coding sequence ATGTCCTTCGCCGCGCCGCCCGCCGTTCTCGCCGCCCTGGTCGCGAACCCTGCCCTGTCCGGTGCCGAGCTCGCCCGCCGGCTCGGTCTCAGCCGCGCCGCGGTCTGGAAGCAGATCGAAGGCTTGCGCGCGGCCGGCCTGCCGGTGACGGCGCAGGCGGGCGTCGGCTACCGGCTGGAAACACCGGTGGAACTGCTCGACGGCAAGGCCATCGCGGCCGAGCTGGCGCCCGCACAGCGGAGCCGGCTCGGCGATCTCGCCGTCCACTGGCAGCTGGACTCGACCAACAGCGCACTGCTGCGCCGCGCCGGCGGCGACCGTCGCGACAACCTCGTCTGCCTGGCGGAACTGCAGACCCAGGGGCGCGGCCGCCGTGGCCGTGCCTGGCACCTGCCGCTCGGCGGCGGCCTGGCCTTCTCGCTGCTCAAGCGCTTCGAATGCGGGCTGGCCGGGCTGGCCGGGCTGAGCGCGGCCGTCGGCGTGGTGCTGGTGCAGGCACTGGCCGATTGCGGGATCGACGGAGCCCGTCTGAAGTGGCCCAACGACGTCACCGTTGCCGACCGCAAGCTGGCCGGCATCCTGATCGAGCTGGGCGGCGACGCGCTCGGCCCGTGCCATGCCGTGATCGGCATCGGCATCAACCTGCGGCTGGACCCGGAAGCGGCCGTCGGCCAGCCCTGGACCGACCTGGCGACCCTCGCCGGCGGCGTCGCGCCGTCGCGCAACCGCCTGGCCGGACACCTGCTGGCACGCCTGCTCGACGCGCTGGCGGTGTTCGCCGAGCACGGCTTCCCGGCGTTCGCCGAGGCCTACGCCGACCACGACGCGCTGGCCGGCCGCCCGGTCCGCGTGCTGGCACCCGGCGGCGACCGCACCGGTACCGCCTGCGGCGTCGACGCCGGCGGTGCGCTGCGGATCCGTACCGCCGAAGGCGAGTGCCGGGTCGACAGCGGCGAGGTCAGCATCCGCCTGGACGACCGATGA
- a CDS encoding zinc-dependent peptidase gives MIGVRWLARLRDAWRPPDRIADADWARLLASSRLFDRLDATQRGHLRELSERFLARKRFSAAGGHVLEDAHCLAIAALAALPVLNLGFEALAGWREVIVYPGEFRVRRTHHDEESGVVTEGDEALIGEAWERGPLIVSWADIATDLEHPFDGFNVVVHEIAHKLDMLDGAADGMPPLPATIARREWIHTMQRAYDALAAAVDRGEETAVDPYAAESADEFFAVVSELHFSDPATLATAMPGVAGLLRRYYG, from the coding sequence ATGATCGGTGTGCGCTGGCTGGCCCGGCTTCGCGATGCCTGGCGTCCACCCGACCGGATCGCCGATGCCGACTGGGCCCGGCTGCTGGCGAGCAGCCGCCTGTTCGATCGGCTCGACGCCACACAGCGCGGACACCTGCGTGAACTCAGTGAGCGTTTCCTCGCACGCAAGCGCTTCAGCGCGGCGGGCGGCCATGTGCTCGAGGATGCGCACTGCCTGGCGATCGCGGCGCTGGCGGCGCTGCCGGTCCTCAATCTCGGTTTCGAGGCGCTCGCCGGCTGGCGCGAAGTGATCGTCTATCCCGGCGAGTTCCGCGTTCGCCGCACGCATCACGACGAGGAGTCCGGCGTCGTCACCGAAGGCGACGAGGCGCTGATCGGCGAAGCCTGGGAACGCGGGCCGCTGATCGTGTCGTGGGCCGACATCGCGACCGACCTGGAGCACCCGTTCGACGGCTTCAATGTCGTCGTGCACGAGATCGCGCACAAGCTCGACATGCTCGACGGCGCTGCCGACGGCATGCCGCCCCTGCCGGCGACCATCGCGCGGCGCGAATGGATCCACACGATGCAGCGCGCGTACGACGCCCTCGCGGCGGCGGTCGATCGCGGCGAGGAGACCGCCGTCGATCCCTATGCCGCCGAGAGCGCCGACGAGTTCTTCGCGGTGGTCAGCGAGCTGCACTTCTCCGACCCGGCCACGCTCGCCACGGCGATGCCCGGCGTGGCCGGCCTGCTGCGCCGCTACTACGGCTGA
- a CDS encoding CsbD family protein, with amino-acid sequence MNEDRIKGQWKQLAGQIKAKWGKLTDDDLTIAEGNSQYLAGKLQERYGIAKDEAEKQVREFNDRF; translated from the coding sequence ATGAATGAAGACCGCATCAAGGGCCAGTGGAAACAGCTGGCGGGGCAGATCAAGGCCAAGTGGGGCAAGCTGACCGACGACGACCTGACGATCGCCGAAGGCAACAGCCAGTACCTGGCCGGCAAGCTCCAGGAGCGCTACGGCATCGCCAAGGACGAGGCCGAGAAGCAGGTCCGCGAGTTCAACGACCGCTTCTGA